From the genome of Rhodohalobacter sp. SW132:
GGATGGAAGCTTTGTGAAGCTTAGAAACCTTCAGTTGGGGTATAGTTTACCTCAAACACTAATTAACAGGTTGGGAATTCAAAATGTACGATTGTACGCAAATGGTAAAAATTTGTGGACTCGTCATAATTTAGGTCTTGATTTAGATCCTGAATATCCCTGGACAGTAGGAGATTACTATCCACAAACTCGTGTAATTAGCATGGGCGCCAATATTAGCTTCTAAATTTCCAAAAAAATGAAAATTAATATGAAAGACACAATGAATTATACGAGGACGAAAGCAATGAAACTGATGGTTTCAGGATTGCTGGTACTCTGTGTTGTTATAGGTACCTCAGGTTGTAGCGACGGTTTGCTAACAACAGTACCCACAGATAGAGTGTCATCAGGAACATTTTGGGCTAATGAACGTGATTTCAATACGGCCCTTAATGGAACGTATGAACGAATGGTAGGTGTAAATGGAAACCTTCCATTTTTTGATGGAACTACCGAAATTGGCTATTCGCATGCTGATTGGGTACGCCAGCACGGAACCGTTATGGGACGATCCGATGGACAATCGGGATGGCCAGCCGGTTTCTGGGCTCGGAATTATAATGGAATCACCCGTGCCAATGAAGTATTGTCTCAATTGGAAACGGTTGAAGATGGTGTTCTCTCAGCAGAGGCATCAAATCACATACGGGGTCAGGCTCTTTTTCTAAGAGGATACTTCTACCATCAACTTCTTTGGATGTTTGGTGAAGTACCAATTTTTACAAGTGTACCAACCGTTGAAGAAGCAAGCCAGATTAGCCGTAATTCCAGGGATGAAGTATACGCCAGAATTACGGATGACTTATCAGAAGCAGCAAACTTATTGCCTCCAAGCTGGCCATCGTCTCAATATGGGCGTGCAACAAGTGGAGTAGCTATGGGTTATCATGCCCGCACGGCCTTATATGAGGCGAGCTGGAAAAAGTATCATGAAGGCAATGATGCCCGTGCAAATGAACTGTTTAATACAGCAGTTAATATGGCGCAGGCTGTTATAAATCTGAATGAGTATTCCCTGCACCCGGATTTTCGGGAACTCTTCACATACGCTGGTGAACAAAGCAATGAAATCATATTTGACTACCAGCGGGTATCCGGTCAAAACGGATGGAGCGCCTGGCGAGCTTTTGCACCCAGTTCAATGGGCAGTAATGTTGATATAGCTCCAACGCGTGAACTGGTGGATCGATTTCCAATGGAAGACGGATTACCTATTGATGAATCGCCGCTTTATGATCCGGAAGCACCGAGAATTACGTATGACGGCAGTGGAAACCCTACGGTTGAAACGATTGGTAAGTATGCGAATCGTGACCCAAGGTTTTACGGTACTGTGCTATATCCGGGCGCTGAATTTAATGGTGTGATCTATAATTCCTACCCCGCTTGCGGTGATGGAGCACCCGCAGGTTATTGTAGCCCGACATCTGACAGAATCTTAATTTCTGATTACAATAATACCTACACCGGGTATATTGCGATGAAATATTTAGATCCTCAGGATGAAGCTTCTCCAACCAACAGCGGGCTAAACCACATCAAAATGCGATATGCTGATATTTTATTGATGTATGCAGAGGCCAAGGTTGAACTGGGCGAGCAGGATGCATCCGTAAACGAGGCTATTCAGGAAATTCGTGATCGATTAAATATCCCTCTTCCATATGACTTAACAACTATGTCACAGGAAGATGCAATTGATTTTATTCGAAATGAACGAACGATTGAATTTGCCTGGGAAGGGTTACACCTGGCTGACATTCGCCGATGGGGAACAGCTGAAATCGTTTTAAATGGTGAGACTCACGGAATTGATGTAAATCGGGGTGGAAATCAGTTTGAACCGATACCCGGACAACACGTTAGAAGCTTCTCCTCACCACGGGATTATTTATGGCCAATCCCTACAAGTGAACGAGACCTTAACCCGAACCTGGTACAAAATCCGGGATACTAATAAGTAGTAACAGATGAAATGTTGAATGAGGAAGGGGGCGGAATAGATCATTTCGCCCTCTTTTTTTTATTCATACGTAGTTTAATTCCCCGGCCCTCAGGTCGGAAATAATAGAAGCCCCCTTTGAGAGGCTGTGAGATAATGATTTATGATCTTGTAATACCCTAAAAATATATACCGCCAAGGTCGCTGAATACGCAAAGAATATGAATAAGTACCCTTTGCGGTTGATTGCGCCCCCGCGGTTAAAAAATTAAAGGCATTGATAATTTTACAAGGTATTTTCTCAAAGCCTCTCAAAGTGGGATACTCCAGGATAACCTCCATATCGACCAGAAAGGTATGGGATTAAAGTTGACACCTCACGGGTCCTGTCCCGAGATAGTTCATTTCAATCTTCTTTCTTTTATAAAGATTCGTGTGAATTACAGTTAATGAAAAAAGATATAAACGATTGATCATTACTGAGGGTCTCTTTTGTATTATAACATTCATACAATATCTTCAGTCATACAATTTCAGTAACAGCAAATCAAATCTGTAGCAATTTACACAGCAGTTGAATGCAAAAAACAATTATCACCTCAACCTGTTTATTGATTGGGGTTTTGTCTTGGTTCTTTTTGGCCGGATTTCAGGAAAATGAACCCTTTAGAATAGAGATAGATGCCATTGAAGGATTACAGTTTTCTCCCGTTCGATTCGCCGTAAAACCGGGTCAAGAAGTCGAATTGGTATTTCGTAACCGGGACGATATGATGCATAATCTTCTGATAACACAGCCCGGTGCACGTGAAGAGGTTGCAGAATTGGGACTCGCGAGCGGTATGGCTGAAAATTTTGTACCGGATACAAATTTAGTTCTCTGGGCAACTGAGGTGATTTCTTATGGAGAAACACAAACTATAAGATTCACTGCGCCGGATGATGAAGGCGAATACCCATATGTTTGTACATTTCCGGGCCACCCCGACCGGATGTTTGGAGTGATGTACGTAACCTCAGATGAAACTTCACTCCCCGAACTTTCTGAGGATCCCAATATACCTGAATATCTTCGGGATGAATTAGAAACCGACAGGGATCGTTTATTGATATGGGAACACAATCCAGCTGATGCCCCCAGGAAAGAAGTTCGCCGTACCTTTATACGGGATGCCGGCCCATCCGCAATCGGTGTGCATGCAGGGCGAAATCTATCTTTTATTTGGGATGCAGATACGGCCCATTTGCGGTATGCATGGTGGGGCGGATTTTTGGACAGCGAGCAACACTGGACAGGAAATCAATCCGATTTTTCTGAAGTAGAAGGTCATATTTATTATCGGGCATTGAGAGAGTTCCCTATTCGGCTGGGAGAAACATCCTACATTCCCTCCAGGAGTTTCCTGGGATACGAATTGATCGATGAGTTGCCAGGATTCGAGTATTACATGGATCAATATAGAGTCCACCAATACATTAGCAGTCTTCCGGACGATACAGGGCTGCGCATGGAGTTTGAGATACAGGACATCGATCAACCGGTCTATTTTGTCACAGATCTAAACGCCGGGGCTGAATTCCGGAGTTCTGCGGGTGAATGGGACAATGGAGTGCTGAAACTATCAGCAGAAGAAGCTGAAGCATTTTCAATTGATTTCATTGAACGTCCCGAACATGAACCCATTGGTTACTGGTCGATGAACGACGATCCGTGGACCCAATTTCAAAACGACCGGGTTCGCGAGGGAGTGGTGGGCCGGTCACTCCATTTTGAGGAACACGAGAAATTATCAAAAATTTACGGGGATATTGTCGATCCCGATATGACGTTTGCCGGATGGGTAAAAATCCAGGACAGTGAAAAAAATAATCAATTCATTTTTGGGCAGAGGGATGAAGATTCTGGCAGAGAGTTTTCATTACTATTTCATGACGGATTATTTAAAATCCATTATCCCGATGAGTATGGTGAACAGAATAGCGAAAATCTTTCTGCATCGATCCAGCCGGGGGAGTGGAATCACTTTATGTGGACCCGGAGTGGTTCAGATATGGAGGTTTTCGTAAATGGAAATCTGGAAACAAATCTGCGAATGGGTACGCTGCTTTATGACCAGCCATTTACAATTGGGGCCAGTAATGAAGAATATCACATGGATGGATATCTCGACCAGATTCTTATCTGGAGAAGAGTATTGAATGAGGATGAGCTTAACAGTCTGTATGAAAAGCAGGCGGATCATTTAAACGGGGAGTAATGCTATGAAAAAACGTAACATGATTTTGAGGTCTTGTTCTATCATATGCTTGATATGTACTTTTATGGCATGTACCCAGGTATGTACCGAGTGGAGTGAGTGTTATGAAATAGAGAACATCAGTCTGCCGGAGGGGGTTGCAGCTGAGGTGGGGGGAATCGATCTGCTGGATGATGGCCGTCTGGTTTTTGTGTTCAATCGGGGTGAGGTATATTTTTATTCACCGGATACGGAAGAATGGTCACGATTTGCAGAAGGACTGCACAATCCTCTTGGTGTGTATGCCGAAGCTGCAGACGAGATCTATGTAACACAATATCCTGAAATAACCAGGCTCCGGGATACAAATGGGGATGGCCGCGCAAACCGCTATGAAACCGTAAATAATCAGTTTGGGATGTCGGGCAATTATCATGAATTTCATTTCGGGCTTGTAAGGGATGAGGATAATAATTTTTATTCTACACTGAATGTCGCTTCAAATGGAGCTGGTGTACGATATGAAACGCGGGGAGAGATTAATCCGGATGGACGCCAGGGAAGGATGTTTTCAGCAATACCTTACAGGGGCTGGGTGATCAAAACAACACCTGATGGTAAACTGGAGCCTTTTGCTTCAGGATTTCGGAGCCCTAATGGAATACTTCTGAACAGTGAAGGCAATTTGTATGTGACAGATAACGAAGGAGACTGGATAGGAACCAGCGTGATTCATCAGGTTGAAAAAGAAAAATTTTACGGACATCCCATTAGTCTTGCCTGGGAAGATGGCTGGGATAAAGGCGTGGTGGCTGATTACAACTCCACTTATTTTGATAATCGCAGAGTGATGCCTGCTGCGGAGTTTCCTCATGGTGATTTATCGAACTCGCCTACTCAGCCGCTGGAAGATTCCACGGATGGAGCATTTGGGCCATTTTCCGGACAAATCCTGATTGGTGAAATGAATCATCCGCACTTAATCAGGGTCATGCTGGAAGAGGTGAATGGTGTAACCCAGGGTGCGGCTGTGAAATTTCACGATAGTCACGGTTTGGACCAGGGAAATAACCGGATGGTTTTTGATCATGATGGAAATTTGTGGCTGGGCCAGACTCATCGCGAAAGAAACTGGACTGGATCAACGGGAATTCAGAAGATCAGCTGGACTGGAAAAATTCCTATGGAAGTGGAACATGTACGTCTGACTGATCAAGGTTTTCGGGTACGATTTACCCGGCCCGTTGAATCTGAAACTCTGCCGCAAGAAGGAGATTTTCTCATTGAGCGATATCATTACCGCTATGATGCTTCGTACGGATCACCCAAACTTGGGATTGAAGAAATAACAGTGTCAAATATGAGAATAACGCGGGATCGAAACGAAATTAAGTTTGATATCGAAGATCTCGAACCTGGATATATTTATGAAATGAACTTCAGTGAAATTGAAAGTACAGACGGAGTAAACGTTATGCATCCCGCTGTTATGTATACATTACAGCAGTTGCATAGTGGATCAAGTGAAGTATCTGCCAACTTTAATCAAAAATAGTACCATGAAAATTTTGAAATATGTGATGTTTCTGATGGGTATTGCACTCATTGTTAGTGGCTGTGCGGATGATAACTCATCCCAGCTTACAAGTCCCGATGGCGATCTGCAGATTGACGTGTGGCTGAATGATAATTAAGGCATTATACCCACCGGTTAGAACTAATGAAAAACACTCACTGATCAGTTATTCGAAGGGGACGGCACCGAATGCTTTCCAAACTGATTACCAGGAATAAAAAGAGATCTGGTTCGTAGTTGGAAATTATTGGGCAGGAGATAGAAAAAACCATCACATTCTGACTTCCATTTCTTGATGATTCTGCATCCGGCTATTTTATCCAAACTTAGCGCATGTATATGTTTCATCCATTGTAAAATACCGGTATCCATACCATAATGCCGTTCAGTCAGCTAATTGGACTTTACATCTTCATATAAGGTTTATAGCTGAAAATATAATCATAACTTGAATTTGCTATTTACAATATTCCTTTACTAATTAAACTTCAGTCTACATTTATAGCTCAATGTCTAACTTGATAAACTAATAATGCATGATCTGAACGATACAAAATTAGTTCAAAAAATCATTGAAGGGAGTGAGGAAGCATTCAGAGAAATTTATTGGTTGTACTGTGACCAATTGCACAGACTTGCTTTTCAATTTCTCAGGGATCAACAACTTGCAGAAGATGCAGTTCAGGATATTTTTTTAAAACTCTGGAATCAAAGACACCAGCTTGATGAAAACAGATCTATAAAGGGATTTCTGTTAATTTCGTTGAAAAATCATGTTCTGAACTTGTTAAAAATTAACAAGAGAAGAATATTGCGCCAATTTGAATACTCTAGAATTAACACGAATAAAGTAAATGAAACTGATGGTGCAGTAATCTGTTCAGAACTTCATTCGCTAATAGAGCATTGTCTGGAAAACTTACCTGTCGCAAAAAGGCGGGTATATGAACTTAAAAGAGTTGGAGATTTTAGTAATAAAGAGATAGCGTCCGAGTTGGGCTTGTCTGAAAATACCGTGAAATCAC
Proteins encoded in this window:
- a CDS encoding RNA polymerase sigma factor; protein product: MHDLNDTKLVQKIIEGSEEAFREIYWLYCDQLHRLAFQFLRDQQLAEDAVQDIFLKLWNQRHQLDENRSIKGFLLISLKNHVLNLLKINKRRILRQFEYSRINTNKVNETDGAVICSELHSLIEHCLENLPVAKRRVYELKRVGDFSNKEIASELGLSENTVKSHYYLAKKKMQELIFTYQNSSKKTSP
- a CDS encoding LamG-like jellyroll fold domain-containing protein, which encodes MQKTIITSTCLLIGVLSWFFLAGFQENEPFRIEIDAIEGLQFSPVRFAVKPGQEVELVFRNRDDMMHNLLITQPGAREEVAELGLASGMAENFVPDTNLVLWATEVISYGETQTIRFTAPDDEGEYPYVCTFPGHPDRMFGVMYVTSDETSLPELSEDPNIPEYLRDELETDRDRLLIWEHNPADAPRKEVRRTFIRDAGPSAIGVHAGRNLSFIWDADTAHLRYAWWGGFLDSEQHWTGNQSDFSEVEGHIYYRALREFPIRLGETSYIPSRSFLGYELIDELPGFEYYMDQYRVHQYISSLPDDTGLRMEFEIQDIDQPVYFVTDLNAGAEFRSSAGEWDNGVLKLSAEEAEAFSIDFIERPEHEPIGYWSMNDDPWTQFQNDRVREGVVGRSLHFEEHEKLSKIYGDIVDPDMTFAGWVKIQDSEKNNQFIFGQRDEDSGREFSLLFHDGLFKIHYPDEYGEQNSENLSASIQPGEWNHFMWTRSGSDMEVFVNGNLETNLRMGTLLYDQPFTIGASNEEYHMDGYLDQILIWRRVLNEDELNSLYEKQADHLNGE
- a CDS encoding RagB/SusD family nutrient uptake outer membrane protein, yielding MKLMVSGLLVLCVVIGTSGCSDGLLTTVPTDRVSSGTFWANERDFNTALNGTYERMVGVNGNLPFFDGTTEIGYSHADWVRQHGTVMGRSDGQSGWPAGFWARNYNGITRANEVLSQLETVEDGVLSAEASNHIRGQALFLRGYFYHQLLWMFGEVPIFTSVPTVEEASQISRNSRDEVYARITDDLSEAANLLPPSWPSSQYGRATSGVAMGYHARTALYEASWKKYHEGNDARANELFNTAVNMAQAVINLNEYSLHPDFRELFTYAGEQSNEIIFDYQRVSGQNGWSAWRAFAPSSMGSNVDIAPTRELVDRFPMEDGLPIDESPLYDPEAPRITYDGSGNPTVETIGKYANRDPRFYGTVLYPGAEFNGVIYNSYPACGDGAPAGYCSPTSDRILISDYNNTYTGYIAMKYLDPQDEASPTNSGLNHIKMRYADILLMYAEAKVELGEQDASVNEAIQEIRDRLNIPLPYDLTTMSQEDAIDFIRNERTIEFAWEGLHLADIRRWGTAEIVLNGETHGIDVNRGGNQFEPIPGQHVRSFSSPRDYLWPIPTSERDLNPNLVQNPGY